A region from the Cryptosporangium arvum DSM 44712 genome encodes:
- a CDS encoding SigB/SigF/SigG family RNA polymerase sigma factor, producing MSPPGVTGSGRPDPAAVSCLRVTPPVCRVRCGCAEESPMSLDADIARRRAPIEPIDRYDYGTYSSVEPLFLHCAALPHGSAERLLVRERLIVIHLPLARHIARRFDRRGAESDDLLQVASLGLVKALDRFDPARGTEFLWFAVPTVTGEIRRHFRDQGWSVRVPRRLQEMSMAINAATVELSQRNSRFPTSGDLAGYLRVSRQDVVDGMAAGNSYVAASLDRPVGTDPDSVSVGEMIGVEEYGFAVVDNHQSLIPLMAQLPDRERRILGLRFVDDMTQTQIAEEIGVSQMHVSRLLTRTIADLRTGLLERT from the coding sequence TTGTCTCCGCCGGGAGTTACCGGTAGTGGTCGTCCAGACCCCGCGGCCGTGTCCTGTCTTCGTGTCACGCCGCCGGTCTGCCGGGTGAGGTGTGGCTGCGCCGAGGAGTCACCCATGAGCCTGGACGCTGACATCGCGCGCCGGAGGGCGCCGATCGAGCCGATCGACCGCTACGACTACGGAACCTACTCCAGCGTCGAGCCGCTGTTCCTTCACTGTGCCGCGCTTCCGCACGGCTCGGCGGAACGGCTGCTCGTTCGGGAACGCCTGATCGTGATCCATCTGCCGTTGGCCCGTCACATCGCACGCCGATTCGATCGGCGTGGCGCGGAGTCCGACGATCTCCTGCAGGTGGCGTCGCTGGGGTTGGTGAAGGCCCTCGATCGGTTCGACCCGGCCCGCGGAACGGAATTTCTCTGGTTCGCGGTTCCGACGGTCACGGGCGAGATCCGGCGCCACTTCCGGGACCAGGGGTGGTCGGTCCGGGTGCCGCGCCGCCTGCAGGAGATGTCGATGGCGATCAACGCCGCGACCGTCGAACTCTCCCAGCGCAACAGCCGTTTCCCGACCTCGGGCGATCTTGCCGGGTACCTGCGCGTCTCCAGGCAGGACGTCGTCGACGGCATGGCGGCGGGCAACTCCTATGTGGCCGCGTCGCTCGACCGGCCCGTCGGAACCGACCCCGACAGCGTGTCCGTCGGAGAAATGATCGGCGTCGAGGAGTACGGGTTCGCCGTCGTCGACAATCATCAGTCGTTGATACCGCTGATGGCGCAGTTGCCGGACCGCGAGCGACGAATTCTTGGCTTGCGATTCGTCGACGACATGACCCAGACGCAGATAGCCGAGGAAATCGGCGTATCGCAGATGCACGTTTCCCGTCTGCTGACCCGGACGATCGCCGATCTGCGCACCGGCCTGCTCGAACGGACCTGA
- a CDS encoding STAS domain-containing protein, with product MSLVGEVDTAVAGLLSEAVDWLAADTPPGVLIDLAGVTFAGSALLNFFGRLSHAMPADGELVVWRSSPSADLVLRTGALRRSVPRSVLLST from the coding sequence GTGAGTCTGGTCGGTGAGGTCGACACGGCCGTAGCGGGCCTGCTGTCCGAGGCCGTCGACTGGTTGGCCGCCGATACACCGCCGGGTGTCCTGATCGACCTCGCGGGGGTGACGTTCGCCGGCTCGGCCCTGCTGAACTTCTTCGGCCGCCTCTCCCACGCGATGCCCGCCGACGGCGAACTGGTCGTCTGGCGATCCTCGCCCAGTGCCGACCTCGTCCTCCGAACCGGCGCCCTGCGGCGGTCGGTGCCCCGCTCGGTCCTTCTCTCCACCTGA
- a CDS encoding GAF and ANTAR domain-containing protein encodes MKSVVERESAIRRLIDAQPPVAGARGTLLRICRAATGVLAASGAGVSVFTPGDVRGVCAASDPRSERLEELQFVLGEGPCIDAFESRRPVLVTDLVAYAEARWPMYTPAVYERGVRAVFAFPLQIGGARLGVLDVFRDQEGALSAEQLTDALTFADVAVAMLLDEHDDSNGGVGQGVIDAVDSRAELFQAQGMVMVQIGGTINEAMVRLRAYAYAENRALSEIARDVVAGRLSFDQDES; translated from the coding sequence GTGAAAAGCGTGGTTGAGCGGGAAAGCGCAATCAGAAGACTCATCGATGCTCAACCCCCGGTCGCCGGGGCGAGAGGAACCCTGCTGCGCATCTGCCGGGCCGCCACGGGCGTGCTCGCGGCATCGGGAGCCGGGGTGAGCGTGTTCACCCCGGGGGACGTCCGCGGCGTGTGCGCTGCCTCCGACCCACGGAGCGAACGCCTCGAGGAGCTGCAGTTCGTGTTGGGGGAAGGCCCGTGCATCGACGCGTTCGAGAGCCGCCGCCCGGTCCTCGTCACCGACCTCGTCGCGTACGCGGAGGCGCGCTGGCCGATGTACACGCCCGCCGTGTACGAGCGCGGTGTGCGGGCCGTCTTCGCGTTTCCCCTCCAGATCGGCGGGGCACGACTCGGCGTCCTGGACGTCTTCCGTGATCAGGAAGGCGCCCTCTCCGCCGAGCAGCTCACCGACGCGTTGACGTTCGCCGACGTGGCGGTCGCGATGCTCCTCGACGAGCACGACGACTCCAACGGTGGTGTCGGTCAGGGCGTCATCGATGCGGTCGATTCCCGGGCGGAGCTCTTCCAGGCCCAAGGGATGGTGATGGTGCAGATCGGCGGCACGATCAACGAAGCCATGGTCCGCCTGCGGGCATACGCCTACGCCGAGAACCGCGCGCTGAGTGAGATCGCCCGTGACGTCGTCGCCGGGCGGCTGAGTTTCGACCAGGACGAGTCATGA
- a CDS encoding GAF and ANTAR domain-containing protein — protein sequence MTTVSAERLASVFVEVADTLVEQFDLLEFLHMLTDRTADLVSAAAVGIVLADKDGRLEFMAGSDENVKLLELFQLQTQEGPCQEAYRLGKPVVNVDLSQATPRWPRFAPQAAALGFRSVHAFPLRLRNHTIGALNVFGGALGGHFDANDVPVVQALADVAAISLLQERAIHRGEVLTEQLQGALNTRIVIEQAKGAIAQIHQISVDEAFIRLRAYARNNSKRLTDVAHAVIADPSSVPGLI from the coding sequence ATGACGACCGTTTCCGCCGAGCGGTTGGCGTCGGTTTTCGTCGAGGTCGCCGACACCCTGGTCGAACAATTCGACCTGCTCGAATTCCTGCACATGCTCACCGACCGCACCGCCGACCTCGTCAGCGCGGCCGCGGTCGGAATCGTCCTGGCCGACAAAGACGGCCGGCTGGAATTCATGGCTGGCTCCGACGAGAACGTCAAACTCCTCGAACTCTTCCAGCTGCAGACCCAGGAAGGCCCCTGCCAGGAGGCCTACCGCCTGGGAAAACCAGTGGTCAACGTCGACCTGAGCCAGGCGACCCCCCGATGGCCGCGGTTCGCACCCCAGGCCGCCGCCCTCGGATTCCGGTCCGTCCACGCCTTCCCGCTACGGCTACGTAACCACACCATCGGAGCGCTGAACGTCTTCGGCGGCGCCCTCGGCGGCCACTTCGACGCCAACGATGTCCCGGTCGTACAAGCACTCGCCGACGTCGCCGCCATCTCACTGCTGCAAGAGCGAGCGATCCACCGCGGCGAAGTGCTCACCGAACAACTCCAGGGCGCACTCAACACACGCATCGTCATCGAACAAGCCAAAGGCGCGATCGCCCAGATCCACCAGATCAGCGTCGACGAAGCGTTCATCCGGCTCCGCGCCTACGCCCGCAACAACAGCAAACGCCTCACCGACGTCGCCCACGCGGTGATCGCCGACCCCAGCAGCGTGCCCGGCCTGATCTGA
- the tal gene encoding transaldolase translates to MPTSLQSLADSGQSPWVDYLSRVFVHDGDLAGLVADGVAGVTSNPTIFQAAIADGDAYDQQMREVLRSEVDPKQVFLALAIQDIRAACDLLRPVYDRGDSSRDGWVSFEVDPHLAHEAQATVDEAVSLHRRIDRPNLFIKVPGTEAGLVAVEETIARGIPVNVTLLFSLERHRAAAQAYLRGLRRLRDTGGDLRSVASVASFFVSRVDAEADRRLEEKGGPAELKGTLGIANAKLAYEAYEEIFTGDEWAGLVAIGASPQRCLWASTSMKNPDRRDVTYVEQLIGPNTVTTMPRPTLEAFVDHGLVAGTLTTDVEGARRTFARFAAAGVDYDDVVAELERQGVAAFVDSFQQLFDGIADKRSALVGT, encoded by the coding sequence ATGCCCACCTCGTTGCAATCCCTGGCTGACAGCGGGCAGAGTCCCTGGGTCGACTACCTGTCGCGTGTTTTCGTCCACGATGGTGACCTCGCCGGCCTGGTCGCCGACGGCGTCGCGGGTGTGACGTCGAACCCCACCATCTTCCAGGCCGCGATCGCCGACGGCGACGCCTACGACCAGCAGATGCGTGAGGTCCTGAGGTCCGAGGTCGACCCGAAGCAGGTTTTCCTCGCCCTCGCGATTCAGGACATCCGCGCCGCCTGTGACCTTCTCCGGCCGGTCTACGACCGGGGCGACTCCTCCCGGGACGGCTGGGTGTCGTTCGAAGTCGACCCGCACCTGGCCCACGAAGCCCAGGCCACCGTCGACGAGGCCGTCTCCCTGCATCGGCGCATCGACCGACCGAACTTGTTCATCAAGGTCCCGGGCACCGAAGCCGGTCTCGTCGCGGTCGAGGAGACGATCGCCCGCGGCATCCCGGTCAACGTCACGCTGCTGTTCTCCCTGGAGCGTCACCGCGCGGCGGCCCAGGCCTACCTGCGCGGCCTGCGGCGCCTCCGCGACACCGGCGGTGACCTGCGGTCGGTGGCATCCGTCGCCTCGTTCTTCGTCTCGCGCGTCGACGCCGAAGCCGATCGTCGGCTCGAGGAGAAGGGTGGCCCGGCCGAGCTGAAGGGCACGCTGGGGATCGCCAACGCCAAGCTGGCCTACGAGGCCTACGAGGAGATCTTCACCGGCGACGAATGGGCCGGGCTGGTCGCGATCGGCGCCTCACCGCAGCGTTGCCTGTGGGCCTCGACGTCGATGAAGAACCCGGACCGCCGCGACGTGACCTACGTCGAGCAGCTGATCGGGCCGAACACGGTCACGACGATGCCCCGCCCGACGCTCGAGGCGTTCGTCGACCACGGGTTGGTCGCCGGCACGCTGACCACCGACGTCGAGGGCGCCCGCCGCACGTTCGCGCGGTTCGCCGCGGCCGGAGTCGACTACGACGACGTCGTCGCCGAGCTCGAACGCCAGGGCGTCGCCGCGTTCGTCGACTCCTTCCAGCAGCTCTTCGACGGCATCGCCGACAAGCGTTCCGCGCTCGTCGGAACCTGA
- the tkt gene encoding transketolase: MTQDLSLDRRAAAPIAAVAGWDAVDIRAVDTARMLAADAVQKVGNGHPGTAMSLAPLAYLLFQNVLRHDPNDDEWLGRDRFVLSCGHSSLTLYVQLYLAGYGLELSDLQALRTWNSATPGHPEYRHTRGVEITTGPLGQGLASAVGMALAARRERGLLDPDTAPGASPFDHHVYVVASDGDLMEGVTAEASSLAGHQQLGNLVLFYDSNHISIENDTDISFSEDVAARYAAYGWHVQTVDWTGTGEYVEDVDALLAAVENAKADTGRPSLIQLRTIIGWPAPTKQNTGKAHGSALGADEIAATKTLLGMDPDATFAIDDDVLTRTRSAVVRGARLHEEWLPRYADWRDANPGRAALLDRLQKRQLPDGWTAALPAFPPDPKGMATRKASGEILTALAPVLPELWGGSADLAESNNTTMNGEPSFVPADRQTRDWSGGPYGRTLHFGIREHAMGAILNGIALQSLTRPYGGTFLVFSDYMRPAVRLAALMQLPATYIWTHDSIGLGEDGPTHQPVEHLAALRAVPGLDVVRPADANEAVACWRTILEHTDRPAGLILTRQNLPVLDRGPGGYARASGAARGGYALTGDADPAVLLIATGSEVQIALDARALLAAEGIPARVVSMPCREWFAEQTEVYRDEILPPSVRARVSVEAGIGQGWRDVVGDAGRIVSLEHFGASADYQRLYQEFGITPEAVADAARDSISDALVGPIRPGGNQQTAAPTHGGTGDQR; this comes from the coding sequence ATGACGCAGGACCTCTCCCTCGACCGGCGGGCGGCGGCACCGATCGCCGCTGTCGCGGGTTGGGACGCCGTCGACATCCGGGCCGTCGACACCGCCCGGATGCTGGCCGCGGACGCGGTGCAGAAGGTCGGCAACGGCCATCCCGGTACCGCGATGAGCCTGGCTCCGCTGGCCTACCTGCTGTTCCAGAACGTGCTGCGGCACGATCCGAACGACGACGAGTGGCTCGGCCGGGACCGGTTCGTGCTGTCCTGCGGCCACTCCAGCCTGACCCTCTACGTCCAGCTCTACCTGGCCGGCTACGGCTTGGAACTCAGCGACCTCCAGGCCCTCCGGACGTGGAATTCCGCCACCCCTGGGCACCCGGAGTACCGGCACACCCGCGGGGTGGAGATCACCACCGGCCCGCTCGGCCAGGGTCTGGCCAGCGCGGTCGGCATGGCGCTCGCGGCCCGGCGCGAACGTGGTCTGCTCGATCCGGACACCGCACCGGGCGCGAGCCCGTTCGACCACCACGTGTACGTGGTGGCCTCCGACGGCGACCTCATGGAGGGGGTCACCGCCGAGGCGAGCTCGCTCGCCGGCCACCAGCAGCTCGGCAACCTGGTGCTGTTCTACGACTCCAACCACATCTCGATCGAAAACGACACCGACATCTCGTTCAGCGAGGACGTCGCCGCCCGCTACGCCGCGTACGGCTGGCACGTGCAGACCGTCGACTGGACCGGCACCGGCGAATACGTCGAGGACGTCGACGCGCTGCTCGCCGCGGTGGAGAACGCCAAAGCCGACACCGGCCGCCCGTCGCTGATCCAGCTGCGGACGATCATCGGCTGGCCCGCGCCGACCAAGCAGAACACCGGCAAGGCCCACGGCTCCGCGTTGGGCGCCGACGAGATCGCCGCCACCAAGACCCTGCTCGGCATGGACCCCGACGCCACGTTCGCCATCGACGACGACGTGCTGACCCGGACCCGCTCCGCCGTCGTCCGGGGCGCCCGTCTGCACGAGGAGTGGCTGCCGCGGTACGCGGACTGGCGCGACGCCAACCCCGGCCGCGCTGCTCTGCTCGACCGGCTGCAAAAGCGGCAGCTCCCCGACGGCTGGACCGCGGCGCTGCCCGCGTTCCCGCCGGACCCGAAGGGCATGGCCACCCGCAAGGCGTCCGGCGAGATCCTCACGGCCCTCGCGCCGGTCCTCCCGGAACTCTGGGGCGGTTCCGCCGACCTCGCCGAGAGCAACAACACCACGATGAACGGCGAGCCCTCGTTCGTCCCGGCCGACCGGCAGACCCGGGACTGGAGCGGTGGCCCGTACGGGCGGACCCTGCACTTCGGTATCCGCGAACACGCCATGGGCGCGATCCTCAACGGCATCGCGCTGCAGAGCCTGACCCGCCCCTACGGCGGCACGTTCCTGGTCTTCAGCGACTACATGCGCCCGGCGGTGCGCCTCGCGGCGCTCATGCAACTGCCCGCCACCTACATTTGGACGCACGACTCCATCGGTCTGGGCGAGGACGGCCCCACCCACCAGCCGGTCGAGCACCTGGCCGCACTGCGGGCCGTTCCCGGACTCGACGTCGTCCGGCCCGCCGACGCCAACGAGGCCGTGGCCTGCTGGCGCACCATCCTCGAACACACCGACCGGCCCGCCGGCCTGATCCTCACCCGGCAGAACCTGCCCGTCCTCGACCGTGGCCCCGGCGGCTACGCCCGGGCGTCCGGTGCGGCACGCGGCGGATACGCGCTGACCGGGGACGCCGACCCGGCGGTCCTGCTGATCGCCACCGGTTCCGAGGTACAGATCGCTCTCGACGCCCGCGCACTGCTCGCCGCGGAGGGAATCCCCGCGCGGGTCGTCTCGATGCCGTGCCGGGAGTGGTTCGCCGAGCAGACCGAGGTCTACCGCGACGAAATCCTGCCGCCGAGCGTTCGCGCGCGGGTCAGCGTCGAGGCCGGAATCGGCCAGGGCTGGCGCGACGTCGTCGGCGACGCCGGCCGGATCGTCAGCCTCGAGCACTTCGGCGCCTCTGCCGACTACCAACGGCTCTACCAGGAATTCGGAATCACACCCGAGGCCGTGGCCGATGCCGCCCGCGACAGCATCAGCGACGCGCTGGTCGGCCCGATCCGGCCGGGCGGCAACCAACAGACCGCCGCACCCACCCACGGCGGTACCGGAGATCAGCGCTGA
- a CDS encoding TerC family protein, which yields MEVTPLVWGLTITAIVGLLLFDFVFHVRKAHVPTLREATLWSALYVGLAVLFGIGVFAVGGTQAGSEYFAGYVTEKALSVDNLFVFLIIMTSFRVPREDQQKVLLFGIVFSLVARTGFIFLGSALINSFAWVFYVFGLVLLLTAGKMLKPDDGESRTADNLAVRLGRRFFHTTDHFDGDKLFTVQDGVRVMTPMLLVMVAIGGTDVLFALDSIPAIFGLTQSTYIVFTATAFSLLGLRQLFFLIDGLLDRLIYLSYGLAAILGFIGVKLVLHALHENNVPIINDGEPVPVVEIGTGLSLSVVVGVLLLTIGASLLSPAGKARTAIAGARRHAAAYLDAEYTTDAAERERIFRLLLAERDHIVALGPEYRRQVRDEAALMALLQRARDSHEAAVDRGEAPPAGPSKLLPRR from the coding sequence ATGGAGGTCACTCCACTGGTGTGGGGCCTGACGATCACCGCGATCGTCGGGCTCCTCCTGTTCGACTTCGTCTTCCACGTTCGCAAAGCCCACGTTCCGACGCTCCGCGAGGCCACGCTGTGGTCGGCGCTGTACGTCGGCCTGGCGGTGCTGTTCGGTATCGGCGTCTTCGCGGTCGGCGGCACCCAAGCGGGTTCGGAGTACTTCGCCGGCTACGTCACCGAGAAGGCGCTCTCCGTCGACAACCTGTTCGTGTTCCTGATCATCATGACGAGCTTCCGCGTGCCCCGCGAAGACCAGCAGAAGGTGCTGTTGTTCGGCATCGTGTTCTCACTCGTCGCTCGAACCGGGTTCATTTTCCTCGGCTCGGCGCTGATCAACTCGTTCGCCTGGGTCTTCTACGTGTTCGGACTGGTTCTTCTGCTCACGGCCGGGAAGATGCTCAAACCCGACGACGGAGAGTCCCGCACCGCGGACAACCTCGCGGTCCGGCTCGGCCGCCGGTTCTTCCACACCACCGACCACTTCGACGGGGACAAGCTGTTCACGGTCCAGGACGGCGTCCGGGTGATGACCCCGATGCTGCTGGTGATGGTGGCGATCGGCGGCACCGACGTCCTCTTCGCCCTGGACTCGATCCCGGCCATCTTCGGGCTCACCCAGAGCACGTACATCGTCTTCACCGCCACCGCGTTCTCGCTGCTGGGGCTGCGGCAGCTGTTCTTCCTCATCGACGGTCTGCTGGACCGCCTCATCTATCTCTCGTACGGCCTGGCGGCGATCCTGGGGTTCATCGGGGTGAAGCTGGTCCTGCACGCGCTGCACGAGAACAACGTGCCGATCATCAACGACGGCGAACCCGTTCCCGTGGTGGAGATCGGCACCGGCTTGTCGCTGAGCGTCGTCGTCGGGGTCCTCCTGCTGACGATCGGGGCGTCGCTGCTCAGCCCGGCGGGTAAGGCACGCACCGCGATCGCCGGCGCACGCCGGCACGCGGCGGCGTACCTGGACGCGGAGTACACGACCGACGCGGCCGAGCGGGAGCGGATCTTCCGCCTGCTGCTCGCCGAGCGCGACCACATCGTGGCGCTCGGGCCCGAGTACCGCCGTCAGGTCCGCGACGAAGCCGCCCTGATGGCCCTGCTCCAACGCGCCCGCGACAGTCACGAAGCCGCGGTCGACCGAGGGGAAGCACCACCGGCGGGCCCTTCGAAGCTCCTGCCGCGCCGCTGA
- a CDS encoding RGCVC family protein has protein sequence MPALVRRATPSDARDTAPHACDVCGHDAAAHDPISRRYCAATLTNALSRDCICT, from the coding sequence ATGCCTGCCCTCGTCCGCCGCGCGACGCCCTCCGACGCGAGGGACACCGCACCGCACGCGTGCGACGTCTGCGGCCACGACGCCGCGGCCCACGACCCCATCTCGCGCCGCTACTGCGCGGCCACGCTGACAAACGCACTGTCCCGCGATTGCATCTGCACATAG